The following coding sequences lie in one Anguilla rostrata isolate EN2019 chromosome 8, ASM1855537v3, whole genome shotgun sequence genomic window:
- the LOC135261423 gene encoding palmitoyltransferase ZDHHC3-like has protein sequence MGSPAHRCRDIERQAGYLQPEHCAPPPPRTADARDMWFIRDACGIVCGVITWMLVFYAEFVVVFVMLLPSKSLVYSLVNGTLFNGLAFLALASHFRAMCTDPGAVPKGNATKEFIESLQLKPGQVVYKCPKCCSIKPDRAHHCSVCKRCIRKMDHHCPWVNNCVGENNQKYFVLFTMYIALISLHSLMMVVFHFLFCLEEDWTKCSSFSPPATVILLILLSFEGLLFLIFTSVMFGTQVHSICTDETGIEQLKKEERRWAKKTKWMNMKVVFGHPFSIAWLSPFSVPDHGKADPYQYIV, from the exons ATGGGGAGCCCAGCGCACCGCTGCAGGGACATTGAGAGGCAGGCGGGCTACCTGCAGCCCGAGCActgtgcccctcccccgccccgcaccGCTGACGCCCGCGACATGTGGTTCATCCGTGACGCCTGCGGCATCGTGTGCGGGGTCATCACCTGGATGCTGGTCTTCTACGCCGAGTTTGTGGTGGTCTTCGTCATGCTGCTGCCCTCCAAGAGCCTGGTCTACAGCCTGGTCAACGGGACGCTCTTCAACGGCCTGGCCTTCCTCGCCCTGGCCTCCCACTTCAGGGCCATGTGCACCGACCCC GGTGCAGTGCCAAAAGGAAACGCAACGAAGGAGTTCATTGAAAGCCTGCAGTTGAAGCCAGGTCAGGTGGTCTATAAGTGTCCCAAGTGCTGCAGCATCAAGCCTGACCGGGCGCATCACTGCAG CGTCTGCAAACGCTGCATCCGCAAGATGGACCACCACTGCCCCTGGGTCAACAACTGTGTAGGAGAGAACAACCAGAAGTACTTTGTGCTATTCaca ATGTACATCGCGCTGATATCACTGCACTCACTGATGATGGTGGTCTTCCACTTCCTCTTCTGCCTGGAAGAAGACTGGACGA aGTGCAGCTCCTTCTCGCCTCCAGCGACTGTCATCCTGCTCATCCTGTTGTCTTTTGAGGgactcctcttcctcattttCACTTCTGTGATGTTCGGGACCCAAGTCCATTCCATCTGTACTGATGAAACG GGGATAGAGCAGTTGAAAAAGGAAGAGCGAAGATGGGCTAAAAAAACTAAGTGGATGAATATGAAGGTAGTGTTCGGGCACCCCTTCTCTATAGCGTGGCTCAGCCCCTTCTCCGTGCCCGACCACGGGAAGGCCGACCCCTACCAATACATTGTCTGA
- the exosc7 gene encoding exosome complex component RRP42 isoform X1, whose amino-acid sequence MATVQVSEAEKVYIMHGVRDDLRVDGRGCEDYRHMEIETDVVSNTDGSAKVTLGHTAILVGIKAEIRKPRPMVPDEGYLEFFVDCSANATPEFEGRGGEELGTELSNTLYKVFNNRNSIDLRTLCISPGEHCWVLYVDVLLLQCDGNLFDAISVAVKAALFNTRISKVHISEDEEGGKEIELSDDPYDCMRLNVENVPCIVTLCKVGHRHVVDATLLEKACSVASLLISVTHRGTVTCVRKVGGGSLDPESIFEMMETGKRVGKALHAPLMEVLQKEESLGNKRQKVGFLG is encoded by the exons ATGGCTACTGTACAAGTGAGTGAAGCAGAGAAGGTGTATATAATGCACGGAGTTCGG GATGATCTACGGGTTGATGGAAGGGGATGTGAGGACTACAGACACATGGAGATCGAAACCGACGTGGTGTCAAATACAGACGGGTCTGCAAAAGTCACACTG GGGCACACAGCTATCCTTGTGGGGATAAAGGCAGAAATCAGAAAGCCCAGGCCAATGGTGCCAGATGAAGGTTATCTGGAGTTTTTTGTTGATTG CTCTGCAAACGCTACTCCAGAGTTTGAGGGCCGTGGTGGGGAGGAGCTGGGGACTGAACTGAGCAACACTCTGTACAAAGTGTTCAACAACAGGAACAGCATTGATCTACGGACACTCTGCATTAGCCCGGGAGAACACTGCTGGGTGCTGTACGTCGATGTACTG TTGCTTCAGTGTGATGGAAACCTGTTCGATGCTATCTCCGTGGCAGTTAAGGCAGCGCTCTTCAATACACG AATCTCTAAAGTGCACATCTCAGAGGATGAGGAAGGAGGCAAAGAGATTGAGCTGTCAGATGACCCCTATGACTGCATGAGGCTAAACGTGGAAAACGTGCCCTGCATTGTGACTCTGTGCAAG GTGGGTCACAGACATGTGGTGGACGCAACACTGCTGGAGAAGGCTTGCTCGGTGGCCAGCCTCTTGATCTCAGTCACGCATCGGGGGACAGTCACCTGCGTCAGGAAGGTGGGAGGGGGAAGCCTGGACCCTGAGAGTATTTTCGAGATGATGGAG ACAGGGAAGCGGGTGGGCAAGGCACTCCATGCGCCTCTCATGGAGGTCCTACAGAAGGAGGAAAGCCTGGGCAATAAGAGACAGAAAGTGGGCTTCCTTGGATGA
- the exosc7 gene encoding exosome complex component RRP42 isoform X2, whose amino-acid sequence MATVQDDLRVDGRGCEDYRHMEIETDVVSNTDGSAKVTLGHTAILVGIKAEIRKPRPMVPDEGYLEFFVDCSANATPEFEGRGGEELGTELSNTLYKVFNNRNSIDLRTLCISPGEHCWVLYVDVLLLQCDGNLFDAISVAVKAALFNTRISKVHISEDEEGGKEIELSDDPYDCMRLNVENVPCIVTLCKVGHRHVVDATLLEKACSVASLLISVTHRGTVTCVRKVGGGSLDPESIFEMMETGKRVGKALHAPLMEVLQKEESLGNKRQKVGFLG is encoded by the exons ATGGCTACTGTACAA GATGATCTACGGGTTGATGGAAGGGGATGTGAGGACTACAGACACATGGAGATCGAAACCGACGTGGTGTCAAATACAGACGGGTCTGCAAAAGTCACACTG GGGCACACAGCTATCCTTGTGGGGATAAAGGCAGAAATCAGAAAGCCCAGGCCAATGGTGCCAGATGAAGGTTATCTGGAGTTTTTTGTTGATTG CTCTGCAAACGCTACTCCAGAGTTTGAGGGCCGTGGTGGGGAGGAGCTGGGGACTGAACTGAGCAACACTCTGTACAAAGTGTTCAACAACAGGAACAGCATTGATCTACGGACACTCTGCATTAGCCCGGGAGAACACTGCTGGGTGCTGTACGTCGATGTACTG TTGCTTCAGTGTGATGGAAACCTGTTCGATGCTATCTCCGTGGCAGTTAAGGCAGCGCTCTTCAATACACG AATCTCTAAAGTGCACATCTCAGAGGATGAGGAAGGAGGCAAAGAGATTGAGCTGTCAGATGACCCCTATGACTGCATGAGGCTAAACGTGGAAAACGTGCCCTGCATTGTGACTCTGTGCAAG GTGGGTCACAGACATGTGGTGGACGCAACACTGCTGGAGAAGGCTTGCTCGGTGGCCAGCCTCTTGATCTCAGTCACGCATCGGGGGACAGTCACCTGCGTCAGGAAGGTGGGAGGGGGAAGCCTGGACCCTGAGAGTATTTTCGAGATGATGGAG ACAGGGAAGCGGGTGGGCAAGGCACTCCATGCGCCTCTCATGGAGGTCCTACAGAAGGAGGAAAGCCTGGGCAATAAGAGACAGAAAGTGGGCTTCCTTGGATGA
- the LOC135261426 gene encoding tetranectin-like, which translates to MDLKGACFVLCLLFLIHSSLQQSTPKKKTLRKESAKPSDIEELQKKVEEISKELLLLKEQQALQTVCLKGVKIHGKCFLADTEKKSFHTASEDCISKGGILSTPTSSEENDQLNDYVQKSIGRDTKIWLGINDMMTEGRWHDLTGSDVTYTNWETNQKPGSNPSQNCAVLSSASKGKWSDESCRADKAFVCQFNIV; encoded by the exons ATGGATCTCAAAGGAGCGTGCTTCGTTTTGTGCCTTCTCTTTCTTATCCACTCTTCTCTCCAACAGTCTACCCCAAAGAAGAAAACTCTGAGAAAAG AATCTGCCAAACCGAGCGACATCGAGGAGCTGCAGAAGAAGGTTGAAGAGATTAGTAAAGAGTTGTTGCTGCTGAAGGAACAGCAGGCTTTGCAGACAG TTTGCTTGAAGGGAGTCAAGATCCACGGAAAGTGCTTTCTGGCAGACACCGAGAAGAAGTCCTTTCACACAGCCAGTGAAGACTGCATCTCCAAGGGGGGCATACTTAGCACCCCCACATCCAGTGAAGAGAATGACCAACTGAACGACTACGTGCAAAAGAGCATAGGGCGCGACACAAAGATTTGGCTGGGCATCAATGACATGATGACCGAGGGTCGGTGGCACGATCTGACAGGCTCCGACGTGACCTACACCAACTGGGAGACCAACCAGAAACCAGGCAGCAACCCGTCCCAGAACTGCGCCGTCCTCTCCAGCGCGTCTAAGGGGAAGTGGTCGGATGAGAGCTGCCGCGCAGACAAGGCCTTTGTCTGCCAGTTCAACATTGTCTGA